Part of the Limisphaerales bacterium genome, GCGCAATGAACAGGGGGAATCCTATGAGCAATGGGAGGAGGGCTGCCGCGCTTTTCAAAAGGGTGGCGCCGGGCCATTCACCGGGCGTGCGGTGGATTTGTACGACAACGGCGCAGTGTCGCTGGAGGGCGAGTTTCGGGAAGGCTTGGCACACGGGGAGGAGATTTGGTTTTTTGAAAATGGCAATCGTAATTCGCTGGTGACCTACAATGACGGCCAGCGCAACGGGCCGCATCAGGTTTGGTATGAGACAGGTGAATTGCAGATTGATGTCCACTACACGCGCGGTCATCGCGACGGGGTGCACACGGTTTTTTATGAGAGCGGCCAGAAACGGTCCGAGGCGGATTTCCAAAACGATCAACTCAACGGTGCGTACACCACGTGGTTTGAGGATGGCAGCAAGCGTAGCGAACGCATCTTCGAAGCGGGCACTGAACTCAAGCGCCGCGAGTGGAACGCCAAAGGCGATCAGAAACCGCTCAAGACTTGGAATGCGGACGGTTCACCACGATAAATGTTTGGTCACACAACAATCACTTAGTTATTTTTGCTCATGAACATACCAATTATGAAAACCCTTCTGATTTCCACCTTGTTGATTTCCCTTAATGCTGGGGCTCAAAATAAACCGGCGCCACCCGCAAAGCCCGCACCGGTGAATCCTGCCATTGCGGCAGCCAAGGCGAAGTTCGAATCCGTCAAAGCCGCAGCCGCGCAGGGAGATGCCGCCACCTTGCACGAGCTGGGTGATCTTTATTATGCCGGCAAAGGAACAAGCCGAAATTACGCTGAGGCGTACAAGGCGTATTTGGCCGCGGCGGAAAAAGGCCATATCATTTCAGAATCCACCGTGGGGTGGATGTGCCGCAACGGGCAGGGCACCGCGCGCGATTATAAAAAGTCGATGGAGTGGTACACCAAAGCCGCCGAAAAAGGTCATGTGGAGTCCCAACTTGGTTTGGCCGAGCTGTATTACAATCAAGTAGGCCTCCCCGCGCGCGATTACCCTGCTGCCTATAAATGGTATCTCATCGCCGATGGTTTGGGCAGCAAAGTTGCCAAGGCATTCCTGCCACGCATGCAGCAAACGGTACTCAAAGAGCCCAAGGTAACCGCTGCGGAAAAAGCCAGTGCCGAAAAAGCTGCAGCCGATTGGCTGGTCGCTTATTCCAAAAAATAATCAGGACCCATTCAACCGTTTTCTTTGAAGCAGGGTTGCTCTCAATTGTGAATAACCTGTGAAGAGAGGAAAATAAGTTTTACTTCGCGTTTCAATCATTTGTGGTAGTTTCAATTTGTCGGCAGAATTTTCGGGGAAACTTGGAAAGGAAGCTGGCCGAGTCAGAGGTTCGGAAGGGCTATTTTTACGAGTGGGCCTTCAGCTGGGACAAATCTTTCGGGGTGAATTCCGGTGAGACTCAGGCTTGTCGCCTCCACCCGAGGCATCCTTGGCGAGACGGCTTCGGCTCCGGCTGATGTCGATTCAACAGGGCTTGACCGTCTGGGAAGTGAATTTCGGTTCACCGCTCGGGCGGTCTTTTTTCATTCCGGTCGGTCTTTTCTTCACAGTTCATTGAACAAAGATATTCAGGATGGACTGTTTTTTATCTTGAATATCCGTGATCAAATCTGGTTTCTGTGTTGGAGGCTAGTCTGCCGTGTGTTAATTTTGTTTAGCAGGAATCGATGACCCAACATGGTCGTTTTGGCGAACAACTCAAATGCTTCCGATGATTTCGAATCTGCCGCAGTCAAGGCAGTGGATGAATTGGTGGGGCGCGCGGAGCGGGCGGGGGCAAGCGATGTGCATTTGCAAATGTGTGGCTCGGGCGAATCGGGCGCGCAAGTGTCCTTCCGGCTCGATGGCTTGATGGCGCCGGTGGATGAGTTTTCAGCCGCCGTGGCGGGGCGCGTGTTTGGCCGCATCAAATATCTGGCGCGATTGAAAACCTATCAAGATTCCCTCCCGCAGGATGGTCGCATTGCGCGCGAAGAAATCAATGCCGCCCATGATGTTCGCGTGGCGACGTATCCCACCGTCACGGGCGAGAAAATTGTGCTGCGCTTTTTCCCGGAAGCCGCGCAGTCGCTTGATGAATTGGGTTATCAATCCGAGCTCCGCGCGGTGTTGGAAACTTTTTTGAAATCGCAATCCGGTTTGCTGCTCCTCACCGGCCCGGCAGGCAGCGGCAAGACCACCACCATTTATTCCTGCCTGCGTCACTTGGCCCAAAGTGGCGGCCGCCACATCATCACCGTGGAGGATCCCGTGGAGCAGGTGCTGCCGGGCATTATGCAAACCGAAGTGAACGAGGCGCGCGGCTTGACCTTCGCCACCGCTGCACGGCACTTGATGCGGCAGGATCCGCAAGTGCTGGCGATTGGCGAAATTCGCGATGAAGAAACCGCCCGCATCGCCGTGCGCGCGGCGCTCACCGGTCATCTTGTGATTTCCACGCTGCACGCAGGCTCGTGCTCCGGTGTGCTCGAGCGGTTGCTGGCGATGTGCCCGGATCGCTACGCCGTCGCAGCCGCATTGGCGTTGGTGTTTAATCAGCGGCTTGTCCGCCGTTTGTGCGCCGCGTGCGCGGGCGAAGGTTGCGGGGATTGTTTGGAGACGGGTTATAAAAACCGCTTGCCCGTTTCCGAGTGGGCGCGGATGGATGACGCATTGCGGGCGCAGGTGCGCGAGCACGGGGCATCCGTTTTTCAACCGGCCGAGCCATTAGCCGAAGCAGGAAAAGTTTTACTCAAAGAAAACCTCACCAACGCCGCAGAACTCGAGCGTGTTTTGGGTTCATAAAACCCTTTGTAAAATGCCAATCCAATCTGACGAACTCGCCTTTGCCAACGAACAACTGGCTGGGATGCTGAAGAGCGGTCTGCCGCTGGAGGGCAGCTTGCGCGAGCTGGCCGGTTCGATGGAGCGTGGCCCCTTGCGCGCGGAGTTGGTGGCGCTGGAAAAAGACCTCGCCGCCGGCACACCGCTGGCCGACGCGCTGGAACGCCGCGACCTGCCGCGCCTTTACAAAAAAATGCTGCACGTCGGCGCCGAGGCCAACAACCTCCCCTCCGTGCTGCAGTGGCTGGCCGATCACTACGCGCGCGCTCACACCACTTGGCTGCGGCTGAAGGGACTGATGGTGTATCCGATGCTGGTATTGCTCACCGCCACGGCGTTGTCGTTCGGCGTGGCTTGGAGTATGGCGGAAGTGTTGACGGTCGTGCCGCTGGGGGATTTTTATGGGAGAGGCGAAGAACCAGTGATGTACCGCTTTTATCAATGGGCACCGCCGGTGGCTTTGATGTCCTTGACTCTCATCGCAGTAGGATTGCTGGCATCGCCTGGGATGCGGCGGAATATGGTTTGGCGACTGCCGGCTTTTCGCGAAGCGAGCCTGGCGCGCGTGGCGGGTGCGATGGCGATGTTGCTGCGCAGCGGCTGTACGCTGGGCGAATCGCTGGCGTTGGTACGCGAATTGGAAGCAGACAACGCAGCGGGCGCGGAATTGGCCGAATGGAGCGAACGCCTCGAGCGCGGCGAAGGCAAGCCTGAGGAATTTGCTCAGCCCGGTAAGGTGTTTCCGCCACTCTTCACGTGGGTGCTGCGCAGCGGCGGTGAGGACTTGGCCGCCGGCTTCGAGCGTGCGGCGGATTTGTATCACGCCCGCCAGACGCATCGTACGGATGCCTTTTTGTTTGCCGCGCTCCCAATGGCTGTTCTCGCGTTGGGACTTTTAATTATGGTGCAGGTAATTCCAGTGATGATGGCCGTCACGGGAATGATGGATCGGCTTAGCGCTTAAAATTTTCGATTATGACGGATAACGATTTTATTCAGATCATCGTGATCGTCGGATTGGTGCTCTTGATGTTCCCAATGCTGCGGTTGGGTGGATTTGTGCTGGGATTGCCGTTGCGGCGGCGGGAAAATTCGAGGTTGTTTCTCAACCTGCTCGAGATGGGCCTGCGCGAAGGGCGGCGTGCGGAGGAAATCTTTCTGTCCTGCGCGCGCGCGGGCGATCGCTCGGTGGAATTCCTGACCACCCCGCGCACGCCGTTTGTGCTGGGGATGGTGCATATTTTGATGGGCGCGGTGAGCTTGATCATCACATTGATCTGTATGGTCACGTACCCGTCCAATCAACCTGTTGATGATTACGGGTTTATGCCTTTGTTCGGCTTGGTGATCATTTGGGATGGATTCATTATTTGGGCAGGCGTGCAATTGATTCGCTTTCGGGCGTGGGGGCGTAGGCTGGCCATCTGGTTGGCGTTGGTAAATATTTTACTGGCCAGTGCCAGCT contains:
- a CDS encoding toxin-antitoxin system YwqK family antitoxin, with the translated sequence MTTQSARAIKYAQLEWRNEQGESYEQWEEGCRAFQKGGAGPFTGRAVDLYDNGAVSLEGEFREGLAHGEEIWFFENGNRNSLVTYNDGQRNGPHQVWYETGELQIDVHYTRGHRDGVHTVFYESGQKRSEADFQNDQLNGAYTTWFEDGSKRSERIFEAGTELKRREWNAKGDQKPLKTWNADGSPR
- a CDS encoding sel1 repeat family protein, translated to MKTLLISTLLISLNAGAQNKPAPPAKPAPVNPAIAAAKAKFESVKAAAAQGDAATLHELGDLYYAGKGTSRNYAEAYKAYLAAAEKGHIISESTVGWMCRNGQGTARDYKKSMEWYTKAAEKGHVESQLGLAELYYNQVGLPARDYPAAYKWYLIADGLGSKVAKAFLPRMQQTVLKEPKVTAAEKASAEKAAADWLVAYSKK
- the tadA gene encoding Flp pilus assembly complex ATPase component TadA is translated as MVVLANNSNASDDFESAAVKAVDELVGRAERAGASDVHLQMCGSGESGAQVSFRLDGLMAPVDEFSAAVAGRVFGRIKYLARLKTYQDSLPQDGRIAREEINAAHDVRVATYPTVTGEKIVLRFFPEAAQSLDELGYQSELRAVLETFLKSQSGLLLLTGPAGSGKTTTIYSCLRHLAQSGGRHIITVEDPVEQVLPGIMQTEVNEARGLTFATAARHLMRQDPQVLAIGEIRDEETARIAVRAALTGHLVISTLHAGSCSGVLERLLAMCPDRYAVAAALALVFNQRLVRRLCAACAGEGCGDCLETGYKNRLPVSEWARMDDALRAQVREHGASVFQPAEPLAEAGKVLLKENLTNAAELERVLGS
- a CDS encoding type II secretion system F family protein, with protein sequence MPIQSDELAFANEQLAGMLKSGLPLEGSLRELAGSMERGPLRAELVALEKDLAAGTPLADALERRDLPRLYKKMLHVGAEANNLPSVLQWLADHYARAHTTWLRLKGLMVYPMLVLLTATALSFGVAWSMAEVLTVVPLGDFYGRGEEPVMYRFYQWAPPVALMSLTLIAVGLLASPGMRRNMVWRLPAFREASLARVAGAMAMLLRSGCTLGESLALVRELEADNAAGAELAEWSERLERGEGKPEEFAQPGKVFPPLFTWVLRSGGEDLAAGFERAADLYHARQTHRTDAFLFAALPMAVLALGLLIMVQVIPVMMAVTGMMDRLSA